In the genome of Calothrix sp. PCC 6303, the window GGTTGAACAGCAAGAAAAATTATTTGAATTGTGGCATCGGGTTCGAGATGGAACTTTGAGCCGTTGCGAGTTTCAACTTTTAGTCCCACAGATTCGCAATTTAATCAAGTCGAACTTACAAGAAGCTGCGGATTATAAGATTGGCTCTCAGGAAAAAACTCCACTGGCAAAAACCGTTCGTACCTGTCGTCAACTCTTAAAAGTTGAGCAAGCTTTGTGGCTGTTTGTCGAAGTTGAGGGTGTGGAGCCGACAAATAATGCTGCGGAAAGGGCTATACGTCCTGCCGTGATCTGGAGACGTACTAGTTTTGGTTCTCAAACAAAAGCTGGTAGTAATTTTGTTGCCCGCATGTTGACTGTTGTTACAACGCTTAAGTCTCAACGTCGCAACATCCTGGATTTTATGACACAAGCTGTGAGCGCTCAACGTCTTAGTCACAACTCTCCTTCTTTGCTGCCGCAAAATTCTGTTAATTCGATTTCTGTTAAAAACACTGCTTAAAATCTACGCAGTTATGCTGCCGACTGCCAATTTGTATACACCTCTCAAACTCAACATGTAGAAGGTTTTGACTGTTTTTAATTTGTAGTCACCCGTGGTCGATTACCTTTTTACACTTGTCTACAAATTCTGGTGTAACAGCAAAAAAGCTCATTCCATTAAATTGATTACCAGCAAAAAAATGAAAGATATTTTGAAAGGCTGCTTTTTGATGAGCGATGTTAGTAATATTAGATAAAATATCTTCAAATTCATCAAAAAGTATAATCAATCCCTTTAATCTAGAAGCACAAGCAAGTGTATTAATATCTCTTAATGTAGACCAACATTGTGCATAAGCTTCAGATTTAAAGTTAAATACAATTGAATTATTTGTATAGTGTTGCCATTTAAAAGGGTTGCTTAGTGAAAGTTCATCCCGGTAAGTCATCCGAGTTTTATGTACTAACTCCTCATAAACTTGCTTTTGTTTGTAATTTCCTGCTTGAAATAGCCAGTCTTCAATTATAGCCTTGTCACATCTACCGCTAAACCAAGCACGTAAAGCAATAAAATTAGCAGGTGAATCAAGAACTTGAGAAAAATCCCATTTACCTTTCAATACCTTCGCCAAAGTAAGAGGATGAAGAGGAAGAGGTAGGGCGTTTCGTAGTAGAGTTATTGTCTCTCACAACGACAACTCAAAAACCACTATGTGCGCCCATGTTTGACATTTTATCATTGTTACAGTGCTTCCTGCCGCAGATAAATGCTACAACGATGAAGCAATTGAACCAAATAATCTTGGCAATGTTAGCGATGAGCGGGCGAGTCACTATGTTGGGAATTTCTCGTTGGACAGGTAGTGGTGGTAGTTATCGGACGATGTTGAGATTTTTTCATACGGTAATCCCTTGGGCGACATTGTTTTGGCTATTTTTCCGCAAGCATTTGTTCCGTGCAAATGAGGTTTATTTGCTTGCAGGAGATGAAGTTGTAGTAAGTAAATCTGGGAAAAAAACTTATGGGTTGGATAGATTCTTTTCCAGCCTAGTAAGTAAGCCAATATCAGGGCTATCTTTCTTTACATTATCATTAGTAAGTGTTGAACAAAGGCACTCATTTCCGATTCAAATAGAACAGGTAATAAAGAACGATATAGAAAAAAGTAGTGTATCGCCAAGACCAGAAATAAAAGCCAAAGAAAAACGTGGACGTGGACGACCAAAAGGGAGTAAAAATAAAAACAAGACCGAAGTAATTCTCACATCTGAATTACTCAGAATTAAGAAGATGATTAATGAGCTAGTCAAGCTGGTAGCTAACTTTATCCCACTGACTTACTTAGTCTTAGATGGTCATTTTGGAAACAATAATGCTTTGCAGATGGCTCGACAGGTCAACTTACATATAATTTCCAAGTTACGCCACGATTCAGCATTATACATACCTTACCAAAATCCTGACCCTAATCATCGTTCACGCCGTAAATACGGAGATAAACTAGACTGGCGTAATATTTCTGATGAATATTTGCGTCAAAGTAGTATCGAAGAGGATATCCAAACCGATAGTTACCAAGCTACTTTACTGCACAAAGAATTTGCCCAGTCCCTGAATGTAGTTATTTTGGTGAAAACAAATCTGAAAACTAATGCTCGCAGTCACGTAATTCTGTTTTCTAGTGACCTAAAGTTGTCATCTGAGAAAATAATTGACTACTACAAACTACGCTTTCAGATCGAGTTTAACTTCCGTGATGCCAAGCAATTTTGGGGATTGGAAGACTTTATGAACATCGGTCAAACTGCGGTGACTAATGCTGCTAATCTAGCATTCTTTATGGTTAATTTATCTCATCATCTTCTCGCTGATTTCCGCATCCTGAATCCTGACTCCGGCATTATTGATCTTAAGGCTCATTATCGTGGCTTTCGATATGTCCATGAGATCTTAAAAATGCTTCCAGAAATCCCTGAGCCTATTTTATTAACCCGGATTTTTGCCAAGCTTACTTCTTTAGGGCGTATTCATCACGTTTCTACGGGCGTTGAATCCTCTTAATTTGGCAGAGGTATTGACCTTTATTAGTTATTTTTGCCCATTCATCTCCTTTTGTACCTGTACTACTACGAGCTTGCTGACAGACAAAATCAAAAAAGGGTCGAACGCCTTTATTTTCAGCATTGCCCGGTATTTCTAAACCTCGCCATATAGCCCCTAAAATCTGATCCATACGATTGAAGCGAATGCCTGATTTGGCATCTAGCGTTACTGAACTAATCGCAAAGCCTTCTTTCAGAGCAGTTTCACGAATAAACCGTAACAAGTGGCTTTTACCAGAGCCATAATTTGCTTTTAGTAACAGCGCTCCTGATTTTTCCTGCTGAAGCCTTGCTGTAAGTTGGGCTATCTCTGATATTCTGCCTACTGTAAAATAACGAATATAACCACTAGGAGGAATACCCAAACGAAGGGATTCAATAACTCCTTGCACCTCTGTACTCATAAATTAATCCTCTCGTAGGCGATCCATTACATCACCGTAAATTGTTTCTGTTGTTCTGACTTCTCCTTCTAAATAGTCATCTAAATGAGCAATTAGAGTAGTAACTAAAACTCGCCAAAAACGTACACCGCTAAGTGAAGGGTGAATCTCAAATAATTCTTTCACGAAAGCATTAATTCCTGCTTCAGAGGGTAATTCTACAGATGCTTCTAGATATGCACTTGCATAAATACTACAAATTTTCTCCGCAGCAGCTTGGTATTCAGATAAGTTTGTTTCTACTTCGTCTAAATTCCAAACAGAGTCTAAAGCTCGTGGTTTACGCTGTTCTGGCTTACCAATTCTTCCTTGCAAAGCACCGTAAATAATAATGCCATGTTTTGGGTCAGTAAAAAAGTCTGGAGTCGTAGCATAGATTAGAAATAAACCGTTAAGAGACTCAATGTTGTTGATTAAAGACAAAAGGTTATTGTGAGCATCTCTCAACGAAGATTTTCGCATAATAGAATATGCTTGTTCTGCTTCATCAAATAATATTACTAAACCTTTGTAGCCGGAAAGCCTTACAAATCCAGCCAAAGATTGCAACATTATTTTTGCGTTATCTTTGTTAACTATTTTGTTAACTTCAAATTTTCTGCGATACGTTGCTAAACTTCCTTCTCCACTGAACCATTGGAGAATCTCGGCTCTATTTTGCTCTTGAAGTGCTACATCAGGGGCTTCAGGTAAAAAAGTTTCCCAATATTTTTGAATCATCTTCTTAAAATCTATGTCAATGCTGCGATCGAGCATGAGTGTTTCTCTTGCCTTGACATACTCTTCATAGGAAAATATGTTACTAATTTTACCATTAGCAAGATAGGCTAAAGATTCTTGCAATACTCGTCCAAAAGGAGTAGTTTCATAAAAACTATTCTCAGAAAAATACTCTGGAGTTGAAATACTACGAACAATTGAATAAAATACTTTCTCAAACTTGTTTAATGCTGCATCATCTGCGTTCAGTTGTACATTTGAAACTAAACATTCATTTTGAAAAGCAACTTCTCTTAATAATCTGAAAAAGTGAGTTTTACCAGAACCCCAAGAGCCACTTAAAAAGCGAATAATACCTCGTTCTGTTATTCCGTTAAAATGATGTTTTTTAATACCTTCAATTAATTTCTCATTACCTACTGAGTATTTATCAACCCCACGCATCGGAGGAATTCCTTTGCGTAATGATTCAACAATCTGTGTAGCGATGCGCCCTTCCATAATTAAACCTTTTTAAATAAAATTGAACCTATATAACGCTTGTTTTCGATATGAAGAAGAAGTCCCTGAGTCGTATCTTTGGTTTGTGTAAACTCAAATTTTCTACCTTCTATCTCTGTAAAATTTTGCTCAACTAATCGAGATAAATCGATTAGAAATTCATCTGTGCGAAACCCTTTTTCGTTTTTTCCCAAACGGCGGGTAATATCTCGAATAGGGATACTACTACCATCAGTTAGCTTCTGCTTTTTGATAACTTCTAGATACTGCTTACGTAGCTTTTTAAGGAAAACTTTTGCATCAAATTTTCTTCCAAAAACTCGTTTTTGTTCGCGTTGTACTGCTTCAATGATTGCTCCAACGTCGGCAGGTACTTCACAAAGTTTGGGTAATTCATAGTCAGATAAACGCGCAGTTTTTTTGTGGTCATCTATACGAATCTGAAAGAAACCGTTTTCAAATTTGTAGTTAGGATGAGTGCTATCACGATCTAAGGGTAAATTAGCTACACGGCAAGCCTCTTCTAATTCACGAGGAAAGAAGTGATATTTTATTTGTGAGGCTTCCTCTTTAGCTATTTGGTAAATTTCCTCCAAAAATGAAATAGTAGAATGGTTATCAACTTTCATTTTTTTCAAGAGCGGGTCTTGTTTGTCGATCGCATCCAAAAGATGTAAAGTCCAACCTCGCTTCAGATATGAGGTTACGTTTTGGCATAGCTTTTGAATGCTTGCAGCTTCATCTGCTTGGGCTTGAAGTCCTTTTGCTTTCTGATCTGCCTTCGCTGTTTGCTCTTCGGCAATATTTAAGAGAGATTCTGGAAAGTGATTAGCTGTTGTCATGGCTCAGTTTTCATAAGCTGTATGTCACAGTTGTTTATTTAAGCTTCTGTATTTATTATTCCCTTTTTGTTATAAAAATCACATTTTATTTACGTAACTGTAGAAAATTACTCGAATCTTGCCTAATTAAAGATTGCTGCCCACAATCCTGCGTGTTGGTGGCAAAGTTCAACTTAACGATAGAAAATGCATTGCGATCTGTCGTAGGCGGCAGCACTGTCTGCCTTGCACACGCTACGCGATCGCATCGAACTTCATCAAAATACTGAAGCCTTGCTGTAAACCACGATAAAATCAGGTTTTTGTCCTATAATTATCAACGCTATGTAAAGCTGCTCATTTATCTCTGTACGGAAACCGATGATTCAGCGATCGCTGTTTGATGCCCCTATTACATTACAAGAACTAGAATCTCATCTATGGGAGGCAGCAAATATACTACGTGGTAGTCCTGTTGACCGTACTGATTGGAAAAGTTATATTTTGCCGTTGCTGTTCTTCAAGCGCATTTGCGATGTTTGGGATGAAGAATGTCAAAAAATGATTGAGGAATATGGAGAAAATTTCCCTGACGAACACCGCTTCCAAATTCCTGAAGTAAGCCACTGGCAAGATGTGCGCTCGACATCTAGTAATGTTGGTACTGCCTTGCAAAATGCCTTGCGTAATATTGAAGTTGCTAATCAAAAACATTTGTATGGTGTATTCGGCGATGCTCAGTGGACAAATAAAGAAAAGTTATCTGATGAACTGCTCAAAGACCTAATTGAACATTTCTCTGCACTCAATATTAGTAACAAGCGCGTCCACAATGATGTTATGGGGGATGCTTACGAGTATCTGATTAAAAAGTTTGCCGATACGACCAAGAATAAAGCGGGAGAATTTTACACGCCGCGTAGTGTGGTACATCTGATGGTGGATATGTTAGACCCCCAGGAAGGGGAAACAGTTTACGATCCAGCTTGCGGTACGGGGGGAATGTTACTTGCTGCTGTTGCCCATGTACGAAATAAGGGAGGGGATGCAAGGACGTTTTTTGGTAAGTTATACGGGCAAGAGAAGAATTTAACAACTGCTGCTACTGCCCGGATGAATTTATTTCTCCACGAAGTTGAGGATTTTATCATCGAACGGGGTGATACGCTGCGTAACCCTGTTTTTACTGCCAATACGGGTGGTTTGGCAGAATTTGATGTGGTAATTGCCAATCCTCCCTTCTCCTTAGAAAAATGGGGACGGGAAATTTGGGAAACTGACCCCTGGGGACGGGCTTTTGCGGGTTTACCTACGGATAGTAGTGGTGATTTTGCCTGGGTGCAACACATGGTTAAGTCTATGGCTAAACCACATGGACGGATGGCTGTGGTGT includes:
- a CDS encoding type I restriction-modification system subunit M, coding for MIQRSLFDAPITLQELESHLWEAANILRGSPVDRTDWKSYILPLLFFKRICDVWDEECQKMIEEYGENFPDEHRFQIPEVSHWQDVRSTSSNVGTALQNALRNIEVANQKHLYGVFGDAQWTNKEKLSDELLKDLIEHFSALNISNKRVHNDVMGDAYEYLIKKFADTTKNKAGEFYTPRSVVHLMVDMLDPQEGETVYDPACGTGGMLLAAVAHVRNKGGDARTFFGKLYGQEKNLTTAATARMNLFLHEVEDFIIERGDTLRNPVFTANTGGLAEFDVVIANPPFSLEKWGREIWETDPWGRAFAGLPTDSSGDFAWVQHMVKSMAKPHGRMAVVLPQGALFRGGIEGQIRRTLLEMDMIEAVIGLAPNLFYGTGLAACILILRQRKTQEKAGKLLIVDASAVFRKGRAQNFLEPEHAAEILRWYQEFTDVEDRARVVSLEEIEKEGWTLNISRYVLPPIGADIPPLEEAIASFKDALVQCREAEERLHQVMLEGGWLE
- a CDS encoding IS4 family transposase, which gives rise to MFDILSLLQCFLPQINATTMKQLNQIILAMLAMSGRVTMLGISRWTGSGGSYRTMLRFFHTVIPWATLFWLFFRKHLFRANEVYLLAGDEVVVSKSGKKTYGLDRFFSSLVSKPISGLSFFTLSLVSVEQRHSFPIQIEQVIKNDIEKSSVSPRPEIKAKEKRGRGRPKGSKNKNKTEVILTSELLRIKKMINELVKLVANFIPLTYLVLDGHFGNNNALQMARQVNLHIISKLRHDSALYIPYQNPDPNHRSRRKYGDKLDWRNISDEYLRQSSIEEDIQTDSYQATLLHKEFAQSLNVVILVKTNLKTNARSHVILFSSDLKLSSEKIIDYYKLRFQIEFNFRDAKQFWGLEDFMNIGQTAVTNAANLAFFMVNLSHHLLADFRILNPDSGIIDLKAHYRGFRYVHEILKMLPEIPEPILLTRIFAKLTSLGRIHHVSTGVESS
- a CDS encoding BREX system ATP-binding domain-containing protein, translating into MSTEVQGVIESLRLGIPPSGYIRYFTVGRISEIAQLTARLQQEKSGALLLKANYGSGKSHLLRFIRETALKEGFAISSVTLDAKSGIRFNRMDQILGAIWRGLEIPGNAENKGVRPFFDFVCQQARSSTGTKGDEWAKITNKGQYLCQIKRIQRP
- a CDS encoding BREX system ATP-binding domain-containing protein — translated: MEGRIATQIVESLRKGIPPMRGVDKYSVGNEKLIEGIKKHHFNGITERGIIRFLSGSWGSGKTHFFRLLREVAFQNECLVSNVQLNADDAALNKFEKVFYSIVRSISTPEYFSENSFYETTPFGRVLQESLAYLANGKISNIFSYEEYVKARETLMLDRSIDIDFKKMIQKYWETFLPEAPDVALQEQNRAEILQWFSGEGSLATYRRKFEVNKIVNKDNAKIMLQSLAGFVRLSGYKGLVILFDEAEQAYSIMRKSSLRDAHNNLLSLINNIESLNGLFLIYATTPDFFTDPKHGIIIYGALQGRIGKPEQRKPRALDSVWNLDEVETNLSEYQAAAEKICSIYASAYLEASVELPSEAGINAFVKELFEIHPSLSGVRFWRVLVTTLIAHLDDYLEGEVRTTETIYGDVMDRLRED